The following DNA comes from Winogradskyella sp. PG-2.
GGTAAAATGCAACCCTTGTTATAACATGAAAATCTAATGTGACTATAAAAAAGACTGTTCCAAATAAGTACAAATTAACTAATACAGGTCTATTAATTTTTCTTTGATTAAGTGCAATATAAAGTCCAATAATTACCCAAAATAAAACAGCTAATCCTGTTCCAAGTTTTTCGATGGCAACTATATGTTTCGTTTCATTTCCAAATCGATCTCCATAGAATGGAATAAGTGAAATAAGATTTCCAAAAATATTCTGAAACATTCCTCTTGAGTAAACTATATAACCTAAAATAATAGCGACACACCAAACCCAAGTAGGTAGATATTTTCTATACATAAAATATGCAGGCAACATGATAAGTGCTGAATAATGAATCAACACACCTGTTGCTATCATAATTATCGAATACTTATAGAACTCTCTATTCTCAATAAATTGAATAGCGTAGAGAAATATTGCGATAGCAATACCTTGTCTTACTTGGTCATTAATTAGAAAAATGAGCTCAAATGCAAATACAAAGAAGATACCTAGCGGTAATATTTGCTCCTTAACAAATGT
Coding sequences within:
- a CDS encoding EpsG family protein translates to MSFTFIIYNVILLFGVLFAYISERITSRSNHIAIVASFLVVFLFVGLRHYVGNDYEAYVVLFNAIRNGIGTRLEYGYFLINSMFTESVNGYKYVMLISSFITFFFLFKTFVKEQILPLGIFFVFAFELIFLINDQVRQGIAIAIFLYAIQFIENREFYKYSIIMIATGVLIHYSALIMLPAYFMYRKYLPTWVWCVAIILGYIVYSRGMFQNIFGNLISLIPFYGDRFGNETKHIVAIEKLGTGLAVLFWVIIGLYIALNQRKINRPVLVNLYLFGTVFFIVTLDFHVITRVAFYLVYIKVLVLPLYIKNENNWTLKLGVLAVALLFFELEVLLELGTHGGFPYKTIFE